A genome region from Corynebacterium uberis includes the following:
- a CDS encoding Na(+)/H(+) antiporter subunit C has protein sequence MVANLFLLIASGALIAAGVYLVLDRAMTKMMLGLMLLGNGTNLLILQAGGQAGSPPILGRESSLFGERIADPLAQGMILTAIVISMAMTAFILTLAYRQYRYRTADVIEDDTEDAAIAARPTTAAAAPDHDASDDPETGRMTSIGDTFGPQSFESPVKGDDDD, from the coding sequence GTGGTAGCCAATCTCTTCCTCCTCATCGCTTCCGGGGCGCTCATCGCCGCCGGCGTGTACCTGGTGCTCGACCGCGCGATGACCAAAATGATGCTCGGGCTGATGCTGCTGGGCAATGGCACCAACCTGCTCATCTTGCAGGCCGGCGGCCAGGCCGGATCCCCGCCCATCCTGGGGCGCGAGTCCTCCCTGTTCGGGGAGCGCATCGCCGACCCGCTGGCACAAGGCATGATCCTGACGGCCATTGTCATCTCCATGGCCATGACCGCGTTCATTCTCACCCTGGCCTACCGGCAGTACCGCTACCGCACCGCCGACGTCATCGAGGATGACACCGAGGATGCCGCGATCGCCGCCCGGCCCACCACCGCGGCCGCCGCGCCCGACCACGACGCCTCCGACGACCCCGAAACCGGCAGGATGACCTCCATCGGCGACACCTTCGGCCCCCAATCCTTCGAATCCCCCGTCAAGGGGGACGACGATGACTAA
- the groL gene encoding chaperonin GroEL (60 kDa chaperone family; promotes refolding of misfolded polypeptides especially under stressful conditions; forms two stacked rings of heptamers to form a barrel-shaped 14mer; ends can be capped by GroES; misfolded proteins enter the barrel where they are refolded when GroES binds) yields the protein MAKIIAFDEEARRGLEKGLNTLADAVKVTLGPKGRNVVLEKSWGAPTITNDGVSIAREIELEDPYEKIGAELVKEVAKKTDDVAGDGTTTATVLAQALVKEGLRNVAAGSNPMGIKRGIEKAVDAVTEKLLGSAKEVETEEEIAATAGISAADPEIGKQIAKAMYAVGNGSVNKDSVITVEESNTFGVDLEVTEGMRFDKGYISGYFATDMERQEAVLEDPYILLVSSKISTIKDLLPLLEKVMQSGKPLLIIAEDVEGEALSTLVVNKIRGTFKSVAVKAPGFGDRRKAQLQDMAILTGGQVISEEVGLSLENADLPLLGTARKVVVTKDDTTIVQGAGTQEQIDGRVKQIRAEIENSDSDYDREKLQERLAKLAGGVAVLKVGAATEVELKERKHRIEDAVRNAKAAVEEGIVAGGGVSLLQAAHVLDGDLDLDGDEATGVKIVREALSAPLKQIAANAGLEPGVVADKVAGLAEGEGLNAATGEYINLMEAGINDPVKVTRSALQNAASIAALFLTTEAVVADKPQPAGAGADAAAADAMGGMGGF from the coding sequence ATGGCAAAGATCATTGCCTTTGATGAGGAAGCTCGCCGCGGCCTGGAAAAGGGCCTGAACACCCTGGCCGACGCCGTCAAGGTCACCTTGGGGCCCAAGGGCCGCAACGTTGTCCTGGAGAAGTCCTGGGGCGCGCCGACCATCACCAATGATGGCGTGTCCATCGCTCGCGAGATCGAGCTGGAGGACCCCTATGAGAAGATCGGCGCCGAGCTGGTCAAGGAAGTAGCCAAGAAGACTGACGACGTCGCCGGCGACGGCACCACCACCGCCACCGTGCTCGCCCAGGCCCTGGTCAAGGAAGGCCTGCGCAACGTAGCCGCCGGCTCTAACCCCATGGGCATTAAGCGCGGCATTGAAAAGGCCGTGGACGCCGTCACCGAGAAGCTGCTCGGCTCTGCCAAGGAGGTAGAGACCGAGGAAGAGATCGCCGCCACCGCCGGCATTTCCGCCGCCGACCCGGAGATTGGCAAGCAGATTGCTAAGGCCATGTACGCCGTGGGCAACGGCTCGGTGAACAAGGACTCCGTGATCACCGTCGAGGAGTCCAACACCTTCGGCGTGGACCTTGAGGTCACCGAGGGCATGCGCTTTGATAAGGGCTACATCTCCGGCTACTTCGCCACCGACATGGAGCGCCAGGAGGCCGTGCTCGAGGACCCCTACATCCTGCTGGTGTCCTCCAAGATCTCCACCATCAAGGACCTGCTGCCGCTGCTGGAGAAGGTCATGCAGTCCGGCAAGCCGCTGCTCATCATCGCCGAGGACGTGGAGGGCGAGGCCCTGTCTACCCTGGTGGTCAACAAGATCCGCGGCACCTTCAAGTCCGTGGCCGTCAAGGCCCCCGGCTTCGGCGATCGCCGCAAGGCCCAGCTGCAGGACATGGCCATCCTCACCGGCGGCCAGGTCATCTCCGAAGAGGTGGGCCTGTCCCTGGAGAACGCCGACCTGCCGCTTCTGGGCACCGCCCGCAAGGTCGTGGTGACCAAGGACGACACCACCATCGTCCAGGGTGCCGGCACTCAGGAGCAGATCGACGGCCGCGTCAAGCAGATCCGCGCCGAGATTGAGAACTCCGACTCCGACTACGACCGCGAGAAGCTCCAGGAGCGCCTGGCCAAGCTCGCCGGCGGTGTGGCCGTGCTCAAGGTTGGCGCCGCCACCGAGGTGGAGCTCAAGGAGCGCAAGCACCGCATCGAAGACGCCGTGCGCAACGCCAAGGCCGCGGTCGAGGAGGGCATCGTCGCCGGCGGTGGTGTGTCCCTGCTCCAGGCCGCCCACGTCCTCGACGGGGACCTGGACCTGGACGGCGACGAGGCCACCGGTGTCAAGATCGTGCGGGAGGCCCTGTCCGCCCCGCTCAAGCAGATCGCTGCCAACGCCGGCCTGGAGCCGGGCGTGGTGGCCGACAAGGTCGCCGGCCTGGCCGAGGGCGAAGGCCTCAACGCTGCCACGGGCGAGTACATCAACCTCATGGAAGCCGGCATCAATGACCCGGTCAAGGTGACTCGCTCCGCGCTGCAGAACGCCGCGTCCATCGCCGCGCTGTTCCTGACCACCGAGGCCGTGGTGGCTGACAAGCCGCAGCCCGCCGGTGCTGGCGCAGACGCCGCCGCCGCTGACGCCATGGGTGGCATGGGCGGGTTCTAA
- a CDS encoding dipeptidase, translated as MSYATVEDHVRAERDTIFQQLKQIVSYNSVHGEPELASDAAGACSWVAEHFEELGFSVERIATADGSTAVVGKREPAPGRPTVLLYSHYDVVPAGNPATWTTDPFTLTERDGRWYGRGAADCKGNLVMHLAALRAVEAAGGSDIGITVVVEGSEERGGEGLDALIESRPELFKADAIMIADTGNAAVGTPTLTTSLRGGAQLTVTVSTLETAIHSGNFGGAAPDAAFALVRTLDSLRDQQGRTVIEGVDTSARWDGEPYTPEAFRADAGVLDGVNLMGTEADSPADFVWARPAVTITGWTSTPVAEAVNAVPPRAQAKINLRVPAGMDAQDTADKLANHLRNHAPWGAHIDVEIDDVNQGFATDVTKPALTLLRSCLAQAYGTEESATIGSGGSIPLTTALQNAFPDAEIALYGVEEPTTTIHSADESVDPTEIERIAIAEALFLLQYGK; from the coding sequence ATGAGTTACGCCACCGTCGAAGACCACGTCCGCGCCGAGCGCGACACCATCTTCCAGCAGCTAAAGCAGATCGTCTCCTACAACTCCGTCCACGGCGAACCCGAGCTTGCTAGCGACGCCGCCGGCGCCTGCTCCTGGGTCGCCGAGCACTTCGAAGAGCTGGGCTTTAGCGTGGAGCGCATCGCTACTGCCGACGGCTCCACCGCGGTCGTCGGCAAGCGTGAGCCCGCACCGGGACGCCCCACGGTGCTGCTGTACTCGCATTACGACGTCGTCCCCGCCGGCAACCCCGCAACCTGGACCACTGACCCCTTCACGCTCACCGAACGCGACGGCCGCTGGTACGGCCGCGGCGCCGCCGACTGCAAGGGCAACCTGGTCATGCACCTGGCCGCCCTGCGCGCCGTCGAAGCCGCAGGCGGCAGCGACATCGGCATCACCGTAGTCGTGGAAGGCTCCGAGGAGCGCGGCGGCGAAGGCCTAGACGCGCTCATTGAATCGCGCCCCGAACTATTCAAAGCCGACGCCATCATGATCGCCGACACCGGCAACGCCGCGGTAGGAACCCCCACATTAACGACGTCCCTGCGCGGCGGCGCCCAGCTCACCGTCACCGTCTCCACCCTGGAAACCGCCATCCACTCCGGCAACTTCGGCGGCGCCGCCCCCGACGCCGCCTTCGCCCTCGTGCGCACGCTGGACTCCCTGCGCGACCAGCAAGGCCGCACCGTCATCGAAGGGGTAGACACCTCCGCACGCTGGGACGGCGAACCCTACACCCCCGAAGCCTTCCGCGCCGACGCCGGCGTCCTCGACGGCGTCAACCTCATGGGCACCGAAGCCGACTCCCCCGCCGACTTCGTCTGGGCCCGCCCCGCCGTGACCATCACCGGCTGGACCTCCACCCCCGTTGCCGAAGCCGTCAACGCCGTGCCCCCGCGCGCCCAAGCCAAAATCAACCTGCGCGTCCCCGCCGGCATGGACGCCCAAGACACCGCCGACAAACTGGCCAACCACCTGCGCAACCACGCCCCCTGGGGCGCACACATCGACGTGGAGATCGACGACGTCAACCAAGGCTTTGCCACCGACGTAACCAAGCCCGCACTCACCCTGCTGCGCAGCTGCCTGGCCCAGGCCTACGGCACCGAAGAATCCGCCACCATCGGCTCCGGCGGATCCATCCCCCTGACCACCGCGCTGCAAAACGCCTTCCCCGACGCCGAAATCGCCCTCTACGGCGTGGAAGAACCCACCACCACCATCCACTCGGCAGACGAATCGGTGGACCCCACCGAGATCGAGCGCATCGCCATCGCCGAAGCACTGTTCCTGCTGCAGTACGGGAAGTAG
- a CDS encoding ABC transporter ATP-binding protein → MSPTPVKSAIHAHNLAVRLSTNTAPLFSDLTLDVAAGESISIVGTSGEGKTTLLHTLAGLIRPESGSVHITGRDIYALSPKEQSLFRLTSVGYVFQFAELIPELTLLENVMVPNYLAGATRRDAKAAALKHLAAVGIDAETASRTPDHVSGGQAQRAGIARALINQPPVVLADEPTGSLDAATSQDVLAVLLKAVADTQATLVLVTHDAAVAHATDRSVRLEGGRLHEC, encoded by the coding sequence ATGAGCCCCACGCCCGTGAAGTCGGCGATACACGCACACAACCTCGCCGTCCGGCTGAGCACCAACACCGCGCCGCTCTTTTCCGACCTCACCCTCGACGTCGCCGCAGGCGAAAGCATATCCATCGTTGGCACCAGTGGAGAGGGGAAAACCACCCTCCTCCACACCCTTGCCGGGCTCATCCGCCCAGAAAGCGGCTCCGTACACATCACCGGGCGCGATATATACGCCCTGAGCCCCAAAGAACAAAGCCTTTTCCGGCTGACCTCCGTTGGTTACGTATTCCAGTTTGCCGAACTCATCCCCGAATTGACATTGCTGGAAAACGTCATGGTGCCCAATTACCTCGCTGGGGCCACGCGCCGGGACGCCAAAGCCGCTGCGCTAAAACACCTAGCGGCCGTAGGCATTGACGCCGAAACAGCATCGCGCACACCCGACCACGTCTCTGGCGGACAAGCACAACGCGCTGGCATCGCGCGGGCACTAATTAACCAGCCGCCCGTAGTTCTCGCCGACGAACCAACCGGGTCCCTTGATGCCGCAACATCGCAGGACGTCCTGGCTGTTCTATTGAAGGCCGTAGCAGACACGCAGGCCACCTTGGTGCTCGTCACTCACGACGCCGCGGTCGCCCACGCAACGGATCGCAGTGTTCGCCTAGAGGGAGGGCGGCTCCACGAATGCTAA
- the ppk2 gene encoding polyphosphate kinase 2: protein MAANHDDDLPTIDLAKTEGYVVDDSDEDDPALIRPDGTPVETWRENYPYEARLTREEYDHIKRALQIELLKWQNWTKETGQRHIILFEGRDAAGKGGTIKRFNEHLNPRGARTVALEKPSPRESTSWYFQRYIQHFPCAGEIVFFDRSWYNRSGVERVMGFCTESQHAEFLREVPMLENMILGSGISLTKFWFSVTRKEQRTRFAIRQVDPVRQWKLSPMDLASLDKWDDYTRAKEEQFRYTDTDESPWITIKSNDKKRARINAMRYVLSKFEYTDKDHELVAEPDPRIVMRGRDQIGD from the coding sequence ATGGCTGCCAATCACGACGACGATCTGCCCACCATCGACCTGGCCAAGACTGAAGGCTACGTCGTCGATGACTCCGATGAGGACGATCCCGCACTCATCCGACCCGACGGCACGCCCGTAGAAACGTGGCGCGAAAACTACCCCTATGAAGCTCGCCTGACCCGCGAGGAATATGACCACATCAAGCGCGCCCTCCAGATCGAGCTGCTCAAGTGGCAAAACTGGACCAAGGAAACCGGCCAGCGCCACATCATTCTCTTCGAGGGCCGCGACGCCGCCGGTAAGGGCGGCACCATCAAGCGCTTCAATGAGCACCTCAACCCCCGCGGGGCGCGCACCGTGGCGCTAGAAAAACCCAGTCCCCGCGAATCCACGTCCTGGTATTTCCAGCGCTATATTCAGCACTTCCCGTGCGCCGGGGAGATCGTCTTTTTTGACCGCTCCTGGTACAACCGCTCCGGCGTAGAGCGCGTCATGGGCTTTTGCACGGAATCCCAGCATGCGGAGTTCCTGCGCGAGGTCCCCATGCTAGAAAACATGATCCTGGGCTCCGGGATCTCGCTGACCAAGTTCTGGTTCTCCGTCACGCGCAAGGAGCAGCGCACCCGCTTTGCCATCCGCCAGGTGGATCCGGTGCGCCAGTGGAAGCTGTCGCCCATGGACCTGGCCAGCCTGGATAAGTGGGATGACTACACCCGCGCCAAGGAGGAGCAGTTCCGCTACACGGATACGGATGAGTCCCCCTGGATCACCATCAAGTCCAATGACAAGAAGCGCGCCCGCATCAACGCCATGCGGTATGTGCTGTCCAAGTTTGAGTACACGGACAAGGATCATGAGCTGGTCGCCGAGCCGGATCCGCGGATTGTCATGCGCGGGCGCGATCAGATCGGCGACTAG
- a CDS encoding Na+/H+ antiporter subunit A: protein MLILLGALAVAAILAPPAIRLLGRPAFGLLALVPAAGFAWVLSLFISGPLGRGEAIVSHHGWLPMLSLNFDLRLDPLAGLFSLIILGVGALVLFYCWGYFDSNPRRLSVFGAQMVCFALAMFGLVCSDAMLLMYIFWELTSILSFLLVGYYGERASSRRAAGQALMVTTLGGLAMLVGIIVLGRTAGVWHFSELTALAHSHDIAGTPYITAAIVLILAGALTKSAIAPAHFWLPGAMAAPTPVSAYLHSAAMVKAGIYLVARLAPDLHLAVAWHLVIIPIGVFTMLMSGWIALRQKDLKLILAYGTVSQLGFIISVVSVGSREAMLAGLALTFAHSLFKATLFMIVGAIDHTTGTRNVAELSGLGRRQPALCALACLAAASMAGVPLLLGFVAKEAALDAIVHEELLVGMPGNMFIVGLVLGSILTMAYSCVFLHGAFATKNGEVSPAVNTMAHINAALWVPPAILTALTIALGVAPGPLSRAITAHLDATFGPSTAHAHDYLAAWHGFGVPLALSTVILVGGAILFWQRKVLRMVSLELPALGSADAAYDAVLVFLRNLSLRLTASTQRGSLIINLGVIFVVLTVLPMVVLIAGQRNDVRMELWTTPWQALICVIIVIMAVGATRTNNRLSGVIMVGVTGYGLGMIFALHGAPDLMLTQVLVETIVMVIFMLVLRKLPTQTEWTGTPRGNRARAWLAIAVGVSVTVVTLFAINARTRPTIAEHIPDLAYDIGHGRNAVNVLLVDLRAWDTLGEISVLVIAATGVASLIYGTRSFARESHRPTLTALGRRWLSAGADTEKAQNRSLMVDVVTRMTFPTMMAVSAYFFFAGHNAPGGGFAGGLVAALAMALRYLAGGRRELEEAFPIDAGRILGVGLLASALGAVWPMFFGRPPLTSQVWELAVPLIGEVHVPSALLFDAGVYLIVIGLTLHILGSLGAQIDSDEALRRQRARDRARSMARAAGRRRREAKLSQSHTQPGKEA, encoded by the coding sequence TTGTTGATACTGCTTGGCGCACTCGCCGTCGCGGCCATCCTTGCGCCGCCCGCGATACGCCTCCTGGGTAGGCCTGCCTTTGGTCTGCTCGCCCTGGTGCCCGCCGCGGGCTTCGCCTGGGTGCTCAGCCTGTTTATCTCCGGACCGCTGGGCCGCGGGGAGGCGATAGTTTCCCACCACGGCTGGCTGCCCATGCTGTCCCTGAACTTTGACCTGCGCCTCGATCCCCTGGCCGGGCTGTTTAGCCTGATCATCCTGGGTGTCGGCGCGCTGGTGCTGTTTTATTGTTGGGGCTATTTTGACTCCAACCCGCGGCGCTTGTCCGTCTTTGGCGCCCAGATGGTGTGCTTCGCGCTGGCCATGTTTGGCCTGGTGTGCTCGGACGCCATGCTCTTGATGTACATCTTCTGGGAGCTGACCTCCATCCTGTCCTTCCTGCTGGTGGGCTACTACGGGGAGCGGGCCTCTTCCCGGCGCGCCGCCGGGCAGGCGCTCATGGTGACCACGCTTGGTGGGCTGGCCATGCTGGTGGGCATCATCGTGTTGGGGCGCACCGCTGGGGTGTGGCACTTCTCCGAGCTGACGGCGCTGGCGCACAGCCACGACATTGCAGGCACGCCGTATATCACGGCGGCGATCGTGCTCATCCTGGCTGGCGCGCTGACCAAGTCCGCCATCGCGCCGGCGCACTTCTGGCTGCCAGGCGCCATGGCTGCCCCCACGCCGGTCTCGGCGTACCTGCACTCCGCGGCGATGGTCAAGGCCGGAATCTACCTGGTGGCCCGGCTGGCCCCGGACCTGCACCTGGCGGTGGCGTGGCACCTGGTGATCATCCCCATCGGTGTGTTCACCATGCTCATGTCGGGGTGGATTGCGCTGCGCCAGAAGGACCTGAAGCTGATTTTGGCCTATGGCACGGTCTCCCAGCTGGGCTTTATTATCTCCGTGGTGTCCGTGGGCTCGCGGGAGGCCATGCTGGCGGGCCTGGCGTTGACGTTCGCGCACTCGCTGTTTAAGGCGACGCTGTTTATGATCGTCGGCGCGATCGACCACACCACCGGTACCCGCAACGTGGCGGAGCTGTCCGGCCTGGGCAGGCGCCAGCCGGCCCTGTGCGCGCTGGCGTGCCTGGCCGCGGCCTCTATGGCCGGAGTGCCGCTGCTGTTGGGCTTTGTGGCCAAGGAGGCCGCCCTGGATGCCATCGTCCATGAGGAGCTGCTGGTGGGCATGCCGGGCAACATGTTCATCGTGGGCCTGGTGCTGGGATCCATCCTCACCATGGCGTATAGCTGCGTGTTCCTGCACGGGGCGTTTGCCACCAAGAACGGGGAGGTCTCCCCGGCGGTAAACACCATGGCCCACATCAACGCGGCCCTGTGGGTGCCCCCGGCTATTCTTACCGCCCTGACCATCGCGTTGGGGGTGGCACCTGGGCCGCTGAGCCGGGCTATTACCGCGCACCTGGATGCCACGTTTGGGCCGTCGACTGCGCACGCGCATGATTACCTGGCGGCCTGGCATGGCTTCGGGGTGCCGCTGGCGCTCTCTACGGTGATCCTCGTCGGCGGGGCGATTCTGTTCTGGCAGCGCAAGGTGCTGCGCATGGTCAGCCTGGAGCTTCCGGCGTTGGGTAGCGCGGATGCTGCCTATGATGCGGTGCTGGTGTTCCTGCGCAACCTGTCGCTGCGCTTGACGGCCTCCACCCAGCGCGGCTCCCTGATTATCAACCTGGGTGTCATCTTTGTGGTGCTCACGGTGCTGCCCATGGTGGTGCTCATCGCCGGGCAGCGCAATGACGTGCGCATGGAGCTGTGGACCACCCCGTGGCAGGCGCTGATCTGCGTGATCATTGTCATCATGGCCGTTGGGGCGACCCGCACGAATAATCGCCTGTCCGGGGTGATCATGGTGGGGGTCACCGGCTACGGGCTGGGCATGATCTTCGCCCTGCATGGCGCCCCGGACCTCATGCTCACCCAGGTGCTGGTGGAGACCATCGTCATGGTGATCTTCATGCTGGTGTTGCGCAAGCTGCCCACGCAGACCGAGTGGACGGGCACGCCTCGGGGCAACCGGGCGCGCGCCTGGCTGGCCATCGCCGTGGGCGTGTCTGTGACTGTGGTGACGCTGTTTGCCATCAACGCGCGTACCCGCCCCACCATCGCGGAGCACATCCCGGACCTGGCCTATGACATTGGGCACGGGCGCAATGCCGTCAACGTTTTGTTGGTGGACCTGCGCGCGTGGGATACCTTGGGCGAGATCTCGGTGCTGGTCATCGCCGCCACGGGCGTGGCGTCGCTGATTTATGGCACCCGGTCCTTCGCCCGCGAGTCCCACCGGCCCACGCTCACCGCGCTGGGGCGGCGCTGGCTGTCCGCGGGGGCGGATACGGAAAAGGCACAGAACCGTTCCCTGATGGTCGACGTGGTCACCCGCATGACCTTCCCCACCATGATGGCCGTGAGCGCCTACTTCTTCTTTGCGGGCCACAACGCCCCGGGCGGCGGTTTTGCCGGCGGCCTGGTCGCCGCGCTGGCCATGGCGCTGCGCTACTTGGCGGGTGGGCGCCGGGAGCTGGAGGAGGCCTTCCCCATCGACGCCGGCCGCATCCTGGGCGTGGGCCTGCTCGCCTCCGCGTTAGGGGCGGTGTGGCCCATGTTCTTCGGACGGCCGCCGTTGACTTCGCAGGTGTGGGAGCTGGCGGTTCCGCTCATCGGAGAGGTGCACGTGCCCTCGGCATTGCTTTTCGACGCCGGCGTCTACCTCATCGTCATCGGGCTCACCCTCCACATCCTGGGCTCCCTGGGCGCGCAGATCGATTCCGACGAGGCGCTGCGACGCCAGCGGGCCCGGGATCGGGCCCGCTCCATGGCGCGGGCGGCGGGACGGCGGCGTCGAGAAGCGAAACTATCCCAGTCCCACACACAGCCCGGAAAGGAGGCCTAA